A stretch of the Sphingobacterium thalpophilum genome encodes the following:
- a CDS encoding amidohydrolase, with the protein MKELNDKTSYTLQNVRLETGFQYDEGEVTGTHTELFDLSIEAGIINAIQPAHSTGTGTASEFDVGGRLALPSFRDMHIHLDKTLYGLPWKAVYPKNRTVKDMIAREQEIIPELLKTSVARAEQLIMLLQGYGTNFARTHFNVDPTSGIRSLEHLLQAMQHVKDTFAAELVAFPQHGLYYTDSSMLMREVAAWDQVDYIGGLDPYTIDGSIEKPIDFTVQLALEHKKGIDIHLHESGQSGYKTIHYLVDKILENPQLQARTFISHAFALAHMSKKEMQHTAEQLAAAKVGIVSSVPFRNILMPFPELMRAGVKVLTGNDNVQDHWGTFGSGNMLQKANLAAQLYGYETEFELSRCLHYATNGHMPLDDNGSRTWPKVGDEASLILTDAICSAEAVSRISNIEALLHRGNIVTWRNTAKL; encoded by the coding sequence ATGAAAGAATTGAATGATAAGACTAGCTATACGCTTCAAAATGTCCGGCTTGAGACAGGGTTCCAGTACGATGAGGGAGAAGTAACGGGGACGCATACCGAATTATTTGACTTATCGATAGAAGCTGGAATAATAAACGCGATTCAGCCAGCTCATAGTACAGGAACTGGGACAGCTTCGGAGTTCGACGTAGGTGGTAGATTGGCTCTGCCATCATTTAGGGATATGCACATTCACCTCGATAAAACCTTATATGGTCTGCCCTGGAAAGCGGTTTACCCCAAAAACAGGACTGTAAAAGATATGATTGCCCGTGAACAGGAAATTATTCCCGAATTACTGAAGACTTCGGTTGCACGGGCAGAACAATTGATTATGCTTTTACAGGGCTACGGCACAAATTTCGCGCGTACGCATTTCAATGTGGATCCGACATCTGGCATACGATCATTGGAACATTTATTGCAAGCAATGCAACATGTCAAGGACACATTTGCCGCTGAGCTGGTGGCGTTTCCGCAGCATGGTTTATATTATACGGATTCGTCTATGCTGATGCGCGAAGTCGCCGCTTGGGATCAAGTGGATTATATTGGCGGTTTAGACCCTTATACGATCGACGGAAGTATCGAAAAACCAATCGATTTTACTGTACAGCTCGCATTGGAACATAAAAAAGGAATCGATATTCACTTGCATGAGAGTGGGCAGTCTGGATACAAAACGATCCACTATCTGGTCGACAAGATCCTTGAGAATCCACAGCTGCAAGCACGTACATTTATCAGTCACGCTTTTGCGCTGGCGCATATGTCAAAAAAAGAAATGCAGCATACTGCTGAACAGTTGGCGGCTGCTAAGGTTGGAATAGTGAGTTCTGTTCCTTTTAGGAATATACTGATGCCATTTCCGGAGCTGATGCGAGCCGGCGTAAAAGTACTGACTGGGAATGACAACGTACAGGACCATTGGGGAACTTTTGGTAGCGGCAATATGTTGCAAAAGGCTAATCTTGCGGCGCAGCTTTATGGCTATGAAACAGAATTTGAGTTGTCTCGTTGTCTGCATTATGCCACGAATGGCCATATGCCACTGGACGATAACGGCAGCAGGACATGGCCAAAAGTAGGCGATGAGGCCAGTTTGATTTTGACTGATGCCATCTGCTCTGCTGAAGCTGTATCGCGCATCTCTAATATCGAAGCTTTATTGCATCGGGGAAATATCGTTACATGGCGCAATACTGCTAAACTATGA